A section of the Telopea speciosissima isolate NSW1024214 ecotype Mountain lineage chromosome 3, Tspe_v1, whole genome shotgun sequence genome encodes:
- the LOC122653847 gene encoding uncharacterized protein LOC122653847 — protein sequence MKLEKAPCNQKLGREGEEKEQLRGRPLSATPASRQLQRNLATRSLSPLPDTNLSNSFKEAQSEKRRFSTPGPQRKEPDGKIPGKIFARDSHRTRASDSTLSSTSISDKLNSRRESSWTKYFDHGGGRVTAVETVADEFKVDLSQLFYGLKFAIGAHNRIYHGIYKDESVAMKILSPPDDDENGAIAARLEKQFTREVTHLSHLRHQNVVKGSRARDSSTQLLSNYDH from the exons ATGAAGTTGGAGAAGGCTCCTTGCAATCAAAAGttgggaagagaaggggaagagaaggagcagcTGAGGGGGAGACCTCTATCTGCAACTCCGGCTTCAAG ACAGTTGCAACGTAATCTGGCCaccagatctttatctcctctgCCTGACACTAATCTCTCGAATTCATTTAAGGAAGCTCAatctgagaagagaagattTTCTACTCCAGGCCCGCAAAGAAAAGAACCCGATGGAAAGATTCCAGGGAAGATTTTCGCTAGAGATTCTCATCGTACTCGGGCATCGGATTCCACGTTGTCGTCAACTTCGATTTCTGATAAATTGAATAGCCGAAGGGAGTCATCGTGGACGAAGTACTTTGATCATGGAGGAGGAAGGGTCACTGCGGTGGAAACTGTTGCAGATGAATTCAAGGTTGATCTCTCTCAATTGTTCTATGGGCTTAAGTTTGCCATCGGAGCTCACAATCGAATTTACCATGGAATTTATAAGGATGAATCTGTTGCTATGAAGATTCTTAGCCCACCTGATGACGACGAAAATGGAGCCATAGCGGCTCGGCTGGAGAAGCAGTTCACTAGAGAAGTTACTCATCTGTCTCATCTCCGCCATCAAAATGTGGTCAAG gGTTCACGGGCGAGGGATTCTAGTACTCAACTTTTATCGAATTATGATCACTGA